In Fibrobacter sp. UWB10, the genomic window GGTAGACAAAACAGCAAAGGAAACTTAAGCAAATGGTTAGCTAGCAAAGATGGTGTAACGTTATTCATCATCGAACTGCATGACATTCTCCCGGCCAATTTTCAACCCGACAACAAAAACAGAATTTCAGACAACCAAAACATGTGCGGTCTGCTTACAAGCGATGGCTTTTGGAGTCAGGCCCTTAGAGACGCAGGCTTCGACGCCGTAGCCAACATTCTTATCGACAGGCAAACGGGCAAATACAAAAAAGACAAAGGTTACACCGCCTACGAAGTAAAAATCAACGGCCAAAACTGGTGGAGAACATTCCCCACAAAGCCGCTTTTTGTCAGTAAAGCTATGAACGGAGACTCAGACGCAGCAAAGACCGGAGTCGGCGGGCAAAACAGATACAACTTTAAGATCAGATGGACGAACGGAAACGAGAGCAGTCATTTTCTTGAAGTTTTCATCCAAGCCGCACAAGGCTCTAATAAAGGGAAACCGTTCACAACGCGCCAGGGAGTCTGTTTTTCGACTGAACAACGTCTCTGCAATTAATAGCGTGGTCGCCCCTAAACAGAACGGGCGGCCTTTCTTTTTACTACTTTATAGTCACTATGAGTGAAAACTGTCTTTTCTGCAAAATCATCAAGGGTGAAATCCCTTCCAAGAAAATCTACGAAGACGACGACGTGTTCGCCTTCTACGACATTGCCCCGCAGGCCCCGGTACACTTTCTGGTAGTGCCCAAGCGCCACATTTCAACCATCATGGACATGCAGCCGACTGACTGCGAACTGGTGGGCAAGATGCTTTACCGCGCACAAATTATCGCCAAGGAACTCGGCATCGAAGAATCGGGCGCACGCTTTGTGTTCAACTGCAAGGCCGACGCGGGCCAGACGGTGTTCCACATCCACCTGCACGTGCTTGGTGGCCAGGTCATGGGCTGGCCTCCGTTCCCCAAGGCATAACACATTCCCCACAGTCATCCCGGCGTAAGCCGGGATCTCCTCTTCTAGCTAAGAAAAATTCTTTTTTAGAAGGCATCAAAGGAGGTCCCGGGTCAAGCCCGGGAAGACATTTCTGCAACAAATGATCAAAACTCAGGCGATAGTGCTGCACCGGTTTGCGTATAGCGACTCGAGCTTTATCGTGAAAGCGCTCACGGAAGAGTGCGGCGTGGTGAGTTTTATTATCAAGGGAGCAAAGCGCAAGGAGTCCCCTTTTAAGGGGGCGCTTGACCCGCTCGCCCTTTCAGAGGTGGTATTCCGGCAGAACCCGGCCAAGGAATTGCAGTTCATTAAAGAGGCATCGATTATCGACTGGCACGGTGAATTGCGGAATTCCCTGTTGAACCTGGCGGTTGCACAAGTAATGGCCGAGATTGTGCTGCGGTATGCGCCACCGGCCACTCCGATTCCCGAGGAGTTCGCCTTGCTAAAGCAAGCGCTTGCGGAGTTCGACTCCCCCGCTGCAGGTGCTACGGGTGCCGACTCGGTATTCAGCCGCTGGTTGCTCAATATTTGCGACTTGTGGGGCTACCACCTGGAACTAGGCGTGTGCAGCCGCTGCGAAAAGGTGCTTACGGAACCCGCAGCGGACTTTTTCCCGGAATCGGGCGCGCTCATTTGCAAGCAGTGCCAGGGTGTACAGAGCGCACGTGCCCGCGCAGAGACATTGCAGGGGCTCTGGGAACTGAATTTAATGCAAAACAACCCCGAGCAGGTGCCACAAAAACTCACGGGTCGCGATTTTGTGGAGAACGCTTTGCTATCTTATCTGCGCAATCACATCGGATTCCTGAAAGAAATCCATTCCCTTTCATGGCTACAGGAGGTTCGTAAATTATGCTCAGCCCAATCGACATAAAGAACAAGAAAGCTAAAGGCGAAAAAGTTTCAATGATTACTGCCTACGACTACGCTTTTGCACAGATGGCAGAGGCGGCAGGCGTGGACCAGATTCTGGTAGGCGATAGCCTTGCAAACACCATGCTCGGCTACAAGAGCACCCGCGAAATCGGCATGAACGAGATGCTGATTTTTGTGTCGGCGGTGTGCCGCGGCGCCCCCAACACCCACGTGGTAGCCGACATGCCCTACTTGAGCGACAAGGACCCGCAAACAGCCTACGATAACGCTCGCCGCTTTATGGACGTGGGAGCTTCTTGCGTCAAGATCGAGGGCACTCCCGCTGGCGTGCACGAATACTTGCTGAGCCACGACATTCCTATTTGCGCGCACCTCGGACTTTTGCCGCAGACTGCCGAAAACTTTAAGCAGAAGGGCCGTACCGAAGAAGAAGCGGTCGCAATCATCGAGGCGGCCAAATACGTAGACAGCTTGGGTTGCTTCGAGATAGTGCTGGAGCACATTCCCGAAGAGCTGGGCACCAAAATTACCGGCATGGTGAATGCGGTGACGATCGGCATTGGCGGCGGAAAGTTCACCGACGGTCAGGTGTTGGTGATGCACGACGCGCTCGGCATGCACCCGCGCAAGCTGCCCCCGTTTGCAACGAAGTTCGTCGACATGTACAGCCTGGGTGTCGAAGGCTTCAAGAAGTACATCGAGAGCGTAAAATCGCTCTAATTGTCTTCCCGGCCGAAGCGGGTTAGTGGGCACTTGCAATTTATTGCTTATGTGCCCACAATCCTCGGAACGGGGAGATCTCCTCTTGTCTTCATATTGTCTCGCTAACAAAAAAATGCGCGCGAAGCGGTGCATGAGCACCGCTTCTTTTTTTCAATAAACATCTTGACAGTCTCCAAAAAGGAATTTATATTTATAGTGCACAAAAAAGCACTTATACAAACATAAACCATTGACAAGACTAAAGGAATAATGTATATTGGCAACAGATAATGACCGAAAAAAGGGTTTATATTAAACACGCAAGTGTCCCTTGAGTAGGTCTTTTTTTGTGCCCTTATTAATGGAGGGTATATGGAAACGGCAGTAATGATTGATGGAGCCTTTCTAAGGAAAAAATTTCATTCCAAATTCAAAAAAGATATAACTCCTACAGACGTTCAAACCTTTACACACAGCATCCTTCAAAAATCTGGGCTGGGCAACAATTCTTTCAGGGCATATTTCTACGACTGTAGTCCATGTACAGCCAAGACTTCGTTGCCCGTGACAAATAGAGCTTTTCTTTTTGATTCCCAACCTCAATATCAAAAGGGTCTTGATTTATTGTCAGGCATTTCCCAATTAGATTTTTTCGCAGTAAGACTTGGCCAACTTCAATTTTCCGGCTGGTCTCTGAAAAAAAAAGTGCTATACACAGCCCACCCCTTACACAGACGACTGTTTCGTTCCAAACCTTTCTCAAAAGGGTGTAGATATAAAGATTGGCCTAGATATGGCTTGGATTGGATACCAAAACATAGCCAAACATATCGTTTTAGTAACCGGTGACAGCGATTTCATCCCAGCCATCAAAGTTGCTCGTAAAAGCGGAGTTTTCGTCTGGCTCTACACATTAGCTCATAACGTAAAGGCCGAATTGAAAATGAACGCCGACGTTTCAAAATCAGATGATCTTCGGAGCTTAATGCAAAGTTCGTAGTAAAAATCGTGCGACAGAATCCTAACGCATTGATTAACAAGCATTTCCAAAATTACATATAAATTAAAAATTCATTTTTATGAAGTGAACATCATCACTTCATAATCTTTTTTTTGTAAAAAAACAACTTTTTTTTAATTTTTTTTGAAAAAGGTGTTGATTATTTGTGAAAATAAGTTATTTTATACACAGCTAATTCACAACATAACCATAAGGAAGAAAAAAATGGCTACTACAAAGACTGCAAAGAAGCCGGCTGCTAAGAAGCCCGCTGCTAAGAAACCCGCTGCCGCTAAGAAGCCGGCCGCTGCTAAGAAGCCCGCTGCTGCAAAGAAGCCGGCTGCTAAGAAGCCCGCCGCAAAGAAGCCGGCTGCCGCTAAGAAGCCCGCTGCTGCAAAGAAGCCGGCCGCTGCTAAGAAGCCCGCTGCTGCAAAGAAGCCGGCTGCTAAGAAGCCCGCCGCAAAGAAGCCGGCTGCCGCAAAGAAGCCGGTTGCTAAGAAGCCGGCCGCTAAGAAGCCCGCTGCTAAGAAGTAATCTTCTAGATACTCCTTTGATAATGAACCCTGGACTCGTTCCAGGGTTCTTTTTTTATATGCAGAGGCGCCGTTTTCTATTTTTGGGCTATGATTTCAGAAAAAGACCTCGCCGAACTCGAAAAAATTCCCTTTGAACAGCGCATTGAACGCGTCGAAAAACTTTTAGAAGGCAAAAGCGAGCCCCGCGCCTTTGAGCTCGGGCTTTTGCTCGCCTTAAAGATGGGGCAAGAGATCCGCGAAGGCAAGGAACTCGGAAGCGAATCCGGCGACTTAGTCGCCAGCTGGAGCGGAAAGCACCCGGATTCAGTCGTGGAAGAAGCGATTGCGTTCGCGAAAGAATTCCTGATGAACCCGGCCAAGATTGCAGACGGAATCAAGCGGGGGGTTGCTAAGCAGGCGGCAAGTGCCGATGCTGATAGTCATCAGCATGACAATCAAGAGGCAGGAGCTGATGCTGACCTTCGTCAGCATGACAGGGAAAGCAACGAGGCGCAGAATGGATAACAAGCTGATTGCGACGGTTGATATCGGGAGCCACAGCTGCATTCTGTTGATTGCGGCGTTTGAGGAGGGGGTGCTGGTTCCCAAGCTCCAGAAGGTGGAAGTCTGCCGCCTGGGCGAAGACATTTACGAACATGGTGCCATCACCGAGAAGCGAATCAAGGAACTCGAAGCCATCATGACGAAGTTCCGCATGGACTTGCATGCGCTAGGCGCAAACCTCAAGGCCGCGGTAATGACGGAAGCCATGCGCAACGCCGAGAACCCGGACGAAGTGATTGCCGCAGTCGAACGTGCTCTCTGGGTCAAGCCGCGAATCATCAGCGGCGAAGAAGAAGGCAAACTCACCTACCGCTCGGTCAAGGAATGGCACGGCGAAGGCCTCGTGACAATTGACATCGGTGGCGGTTCCACGGAACTCAGCAACGGCGACAACACGTTCTCAATTCCGGTGGGCGCCCTCAAGATGTTCAAGGCCATGGGTCCGATCCCTGGCCCGGAATACAAGAAGTTTGTGAAGGAAACCTTCAAGGAAGTCAGTTTCAAGGGCATGACCAAGAAGCCGGTGTACTTGATTGGCGGCACGGGCACAGCGCTGGCCATGGTTTACCTGAACAAGCAACAGTTTGACTACAAGGCCATCGAAGGTTTGGAGCTTTCGATTAGCGACCTAGATGCCGTGACAACAAAAATTTCGAACCTGTCCAAGGAACTGCGCGCTATGCTCCCGGGCCTTGAAAACGGTCGCCACGAAGTCATTATTTGCGGGCT contains:
- a CDS encoding histidine triad nucleotide-binding protein; its protein translation is MSENCLFCKIIKGEIPSKKIYEDDDVFAFYDIAPQAPVHFLVVPKRHISTIMDMQPTDCELVGKMLYRAQIIAKELGIEESGARFVFNCKADAGQTVFHIHLHVLGGQVMGWPPFPKA
- the panB gene encoding 3-methyl-2-oxobutanoate hydroxymethyltransferase, which gives rise to MLSPIDIKNKKAKGEKVSMITAYDYAFAQMAEAAGVDQILVGDSLANTMLGYKSTREIGMNEMLIFVSAVCRGAPNTHVVADMPYLSDKDPQTAYDNARRFMDVGASCVKIEGTPAGVHEYLLSHDIPICAHLGLLPQTAENFKQKGRTEEEAVAIIEAAKYVDSLGCFEIVLEHIPEELGTKITGMVNAVTIGIGGGKFTDGQVLVMHDALGMHPRKLPPFATKFVDMYSLGVEGFKKYIESVKSL
- a CDS encoding prepilin-type N-terminal cleavage/methylation domain-containing protein: MLAEILKKISTPRTNRKAGFTIIELMVVIIIVNLLSGVAVPKLTDYIERTRQKIDLLKLYDLRDGLNRALYEGDILNIDESATCSGRQNSKGNLSKWLASKDGVTLFIIELHDILPANFQPDNKNRISDNQNMCGLLTSDGFWSQALRDAGFDAVANILIDRQTGKYKKDKGYTAYEVKINGQNWWRTFPTKPLFVSKAMNGDSDAAKTGVGGQNRYNFKIRWTNGNESSHFLEVFIQAAQGSNKGKPFTTRQGVCFSTEQRLCN
- a CDS encoding phosphatase, which encodes MDNKLIATVDIGSHSCILLIAAFEEGVLVPKLQKVEVCRLGEDIYEHGAITEKRIKELEAIMTKFRMDLHALGANLKAAVMTEAMRNAENPDEVIAAVERALWVKPRIISGEEEGKLTYRSVKEWHGEGLVTIDIGGGSTELSNGDNTFSIPVGALKMFKAMGPIPGPEYKKFVKETFKEVSFKGMTKKPVYLIGGTGTALAMVYLNKQQFDYKAIEGLELSISDLDAVTTKISNLSKELRAMLPGLENGRHEVIICGLFWLKSLLEKLRVETFKISTAGLRFGLLYENQ
- the recO gene encoding DNA repair protein RecO; translated protein: MIKTQAIVLHRFAYSDSSFIVKALTEECGVVSFIIKGAKRKESPFKGALDPLALSEVVFRQNPAKELQFIKEASIIDWHGELRNSLLNLAVAQVMAEIVLRYAPPATPIPEEFALLKQALAEFDSPAAGATGADSVFSRWLLNICDLWGYHLELGVCSRCEKVLTEPAADFFPESGALICKQCQGVQSARARAETLQGLWELNLMQNNPEQVPQKLTGRDFVENALLSYLRNHIGFLKEIHSLSWLQEVRKLCSAQST